One part of the Kryptolebias marmoratus isolate JLee-2015 linkage group LG2, ASM164957v2, whole genome shotgun sequence genome encodes these proteins:
- the aifm4 gene encoding apoptosis inducing factor mitochondria associated 4, whose amino-acid sequence MDAQQQAGQRGEQEELTGLVCQESELQDGQMKEVTVEDQKVLLVRTQGQYSAVGSRCSHYSAPLIKGALVGDRVRCPFHGACFNVKTGDIEEYPGLDCLPSYKVKVENGSVYVTVNKKSLNVTKRVKEMCTVQPDAKHTILLIGGGPASLVCAETLRQNCYQGRVVIVTKDSLPPFDKPKLSKAMNVESSSILLRSCDFYQQYAIEIWTGKEVTSVSPANKVVTMSDGTSEHYDQLLISSGCRARPLSCPGSELRGVHLLQRYEDAKEIHASSLGKKAVVVGASFIGMEVASYLSDKAASVALVGSTSYPFEKSLGPEIGKMTMEMLEERKVKFFMKDRVTEIKGENGKVKQVVLNSGAVLDADVVIAGIGVIPNSDFLAGSDVAVDSRKAVIVDKHMRTSVADIFSAGDVTSFPLSIQGGQRVNVAHWQMSHAHGRVAALNMLKKPTPIKSVPFFWSALAGKSIRYAGYGEGYTEILFKGEVKERKFLAFYIKEQEVVAAASLAFDPAVARLAELMASGEAITKERARCDDLSWLQM is encoded by the exons ATGGATGCGCAGCAACAGGCAGGTCAAAGGGGAGAGCAGGAGGAGCTGACGGGACTAGTCTGTCAGGAGTCTGAGCTCCAGGATGGACA gATGAAGGAAGTCACCGTGGAGGACCAGAAGGTGCTGCTGGTCCGAACCCAGGGTCAGTACAGCGCCGTGGGAAGCAGGTGCTCTCATTACAGCGCTCCTCTGATTAAAG GGGCGCTGGTTGGCGACCGGGTGAGGTGCCCTTTTCACGGAGCCTGCTTCAACGTGAAAACTGGAGACATCGAGGAGTATCCGGGCCTGGACTGTTTACCCAGCtacaag GTCAAGGTTGAGAATGGCAGTGTTTATGTCACCGTCAACAAAAAG TCTCTGAATGTAACCAAACGGGTGAAGGAGATGTGCACAGTTCAGCCTGACGCCAAACACACCATCCTGCTGATAGGAGGGG GTCCTGCCTCCCTGGTTTGCGCCGAGACGCTCCGGCAGAACTGCTACCAGGGTCGGGTCGTCATCGTAACCAAGGACAGCCTGCCTCCGTTCGACAAACCCAAACTCAGCAAA GCGATGAACGTGGAAAGCAGCAGCATCCTCCTCCGCTCGTGTGACTTCTACCAGCAGTATGCCATAGAAATCTGGACGGGGAAAGAG GTGACGTCCGTGAGCCCGGCCAATAAGGTGGTGACGATGAGCGACGGCACCTCAGAACATTACGACCAGCTCCTCATCTCCAGCGGCTGCAG AGCTCGTCCGTTGAGCTGTCCTGGTTCAGAGCTGAGGGGGGTCCACCTGCTGCAGCGTTATGAAGACGCCAAAGAGATCCACGCCTCTTCCCTCGGCAAGAAGGCTGTTGTCGTTGGAGCGTCCTTCATAG GCATGGAGGTGGCATCGTACCTGTCTGATAAAGCTGCCAGTGTAGCTTTGGTCGGCTCCACCTCGTACCCATTTGAGAAGTCTCTGGGGCCAGAAATCGGCAAGATGACGATGGAA ATGctggaggaaagaaaagtgaAGTTCTTTATGAAGGACAGGGTGACTGAGATCAAGGGAGAGAACGGGAAG GTGAAGCAGGTGGTGCTGAACAGTGGAGCAGTGCTGGACGCTGACGTGGTGATTGCTGGAATTG gcgTTATCCCAAATTCTGACTTTTTAGCAGGAAGTGATGTCGCCGTGGATTCTCGGAAAGCTGTGATTGTCGACAAG CACATGAGGACCAGTGTGGCAGATATCTTCAGTGCCGGGGACGTCACCTCCTTCCCTCTGAGCATTCAGGGCGGCCAGCGGGTCAACGTCGCCCACTGGCAGATGTCCCACGCTCACG GAAGAGTAGCAGCTCTAAACATGCTGAAGAAACCAACACCAATTAAATCTGTGCCTTTCTTCTGGTCCGCTCTCGCCGGAAAGAGCATCAGATACGCAG GCTATGGCGAGGGGTACACAGAGATCCTGTTCAAGGGCGAAGTGAAGGAGCGCAAGTTCCTGGCGTTCTACATCAA GGAGCAGGAGGTGGTAGCTGCTGCCAGCCTGGCCTTCGATCCCGCGGTGGCTCGGCTCGCGGAGCTGATGGCCAGCGGCGAAGCCATCACGAAGGAGCGGGCACG ATGTGACGACCTGAGCTGGCTGCAGATGTGA
- the zgc:153372 gene encoding arsenite methyltransferase isoform X2 yields the protein MSRINMKCIDLALRVLEGRQTFLRSPVLLHNKKMNHRLATSEGVQENVKKYYGSRLESSCDLQTSAASGSLSCSRCSLPPSVTEALSLVHPEVTKRFFGCGLPFPGKLKGCRLLDLGSGSGRDCFAFSKLVGPSGHVTGIDMTEELVSASRQHIGYHQRQFGYEEPNVTFVQGYMEELEEAGIQRNSMDVLISNCVICLCPDKKAVLQQAYNALKEGGEFTFSDMYASRVVPDHMKQDPVLWGEGMGGALFWEDLISLARSVGFSTPLLVSASLIEVHNKDLAARTGDIRYASSTYRLFKLPERSVGSSATVTYKGTEAEAPDRLDFDSSHRFEKGVAMRVNAEMAAILQNSRFAEDFKIEMLDNHESKPEPAPQLCHLNPFLLAEKRGSSVKQCSKTCK from the exons ATGTCGAGGATTAACATGAAATGTATAGACCTTGCTCTGAGGGTACTAGAAGGACGGCAGACATTTCTTCGTTCTCCTGTCCTCctacacaacaaaaaaatgaatcacaG attGGCAACAAGTGAGGGTGTGCAGGAGAATGTCAAG AAGTACTACGGCAGCCGCCTGGAGTCCTCCTGCGACCTGCAGACGAGTGCGGCCTCCGGCAGCTTGTCCTGCAGCAGATGCTCGCTGCCTCCGAGTGTCACAGAGGCTCTGAGTCTGGTTCACCCCGAGGTCACCAAAAG gttttttgGATGCGGTCTCCCGTTTCCAGGGAAACTGAAGGGCTGCAGGTTGCTGGACCTCGGCAGCGGTTCTGGACGGGACTGCTTCGCCTTCAGTAAGCTGGTCGGACCGAGTGGCCATGTGACAGGGATCGATATGACGGAGGAGCTG GTGTCAGCATCTCGCCAGCACATCGGGTACCACCAGAGGCAGTTTGGCTATGAAGAGCCCAACGTCACCTTCGTCCAGGGGTACATGGAGGAGCTGGAAGAAGCGGGCATACAGAGAAACTCCATGGACGTTCTGAT CTCCAACTGTGTGATCTGTCTGTGTCCCGATAAAAAAGCAGTGCTACAACAAGCCTACAACGCTCTCAAG gagggaggagagTTTACCTTCAGTGACATGTATGCCAGCCGAGTTGTTCCTGATCACATGAAGCAGGATCCAGTCCTGTGGG GTGAGGGGATGGGCGGCGCTCTGTTCTGGGAAGACCTCATCTCTCTGGCCCGCAGCGTCGGCTTCAGTACTCCACTTCTTGTCTCAGCGAGCCTCATCGAAGTCCACAACAAGGATCTCGCAGCAAGAACAG GCGACATCAGATACGCGTCGAGCACCTACCGGCTCTTTAAGCTGCCCGAACGCTCAGTGGGGTCGAGCGCCACCGTGACGTACAAAGGGACCGAAGCCGAGGCTCCAGATCGGCTGGACTTTGACTCCTCTCACCGTTTCGAG AAAGGCGTGGCGATGCGGGTGAACGCAGAGATGGCGGCGATCCTCCAGAACTCACGATTCGCCGAGGATTTCAAAATCGAGATGCTCGATAATCACGAGTCCAAGCCAGAACCGGCCCCACAG cTGTGCCACCTCAACCCCTTTCTGTTGGCTGAGAAACGAGGATCCTCTGTGAAGCAGTGCTCCAAAACCTGCAAATAa
- the zgc:153372 gene encoding arsenite methyltransferase isoform X1, protein MSRINMKCIDLALRVLEGRQTFLRSPVLLHNKKMNHSRLATSEGVQENVKKYYGSRLESSCDLQTSAASGSLSCSRCSLPPSVTEALSLVHPEVTKRFFGCGLPFPGKLKGCRLLDLGSGSGRDCFAFSKLVGPSGHVTGIDMTEELVSASRQHIGYHQRQFGYEEPNVTFVQGYMEELEEAGIQRNSMDVLISNCVICLCPDKKAVLQQAYNALKEGGEFTFSDMYASRVVPDHMKQDPVLWGEGMGGALFWEDLISLARSVGFSTPLLVSASLIEVHNKDLAARTGDIRYASSTYRLFKLPERSVGSSATVTYKGTEAEAPDRLDFDSSHRFEKGVAMRVNAEMAAILQNSRFAEDFKIEMLDNHESKPEPAPQLCHLNPFLLAEKRGSSVKQCSKTCK, encoded by the exons ATGTCGAGGATTAACATGAAATGTATAGACCTTGCTCTGAGGGTACTAGAAGGACGGCAGACATTTCTTCGTTCTCCTGTCCTCctacacaacaaaaaaatgaatcacaG cagattGGCAACAAGTGAGGGTGTGCAGGAGAATGTCAAG AAGTACTACGGCAGCCGCCTGGAGTCCTCCTGCGACCTGCAGACGAGTGCGGCCTCCGGCAGCTTGTCCTGCAGCAGATGCTCGCTGCCTCCGAGTGTCACAGAGGCTCTGAGTCTGGTTCACCCCGAGGTCACCAAAAG gttttttgGATGCGGTCTCCCGTTTCCAGGGAAACTGAAGGGCTGCAGGTTGCTGGACCTCGGCAGCGGTTCTGGACGGGACTGCTTCGCCTTCAGTAAGCTGGTCGGACCGAGTGGCCATGTGACAGGGATCGATATGACGGAGGAGCTG GTGTCAGCATCTCGCCAGCACATCGGGTACCACCAGAGGCAGTTTGGCTATGAAGAGCCCAACGTCACCTTCGTCCAGGGGTACATGGAGGAGCTGGAAGAAGCGGGCATACAGAGAAACTCCATGGACGTTCTGAT CTCCAACTGTGTGATCTGTCTGTGTCCCGATAAAAAAGCAGTGCTACAACAAGCCTACAACGCTCTCAAG gagggaggagagTTTACCTTCAGTGACATGTATGCCAGCCGAGTTGTTCCTGATCACATGAAGCAGGATCCAGTCCTGTGGG GTGAGGGGATGGGCGGCGCTCTGTTCTGGGAAGACCTCATCTCTCTGGCCCGCAGCGTCGGCTTCAGTACTCCACTTCTTGTCTCAGCGAGCCTCATCGAAGTCCACAACAAGGATCTCGCAGCAAGAACAG GCGACATCAGATACGCGTCGAGCACCTACCGGCTCTTTAAGCTGCCCGAACGCTCAGTGGGGTCGAGCGCCACCGTGACGTACAAAGGGACCGAAGCCGAGGCTCCAGATCGGCTGGACTTTGACTCCTCTCACCGTTTCGAG AAAGGCGTGGCGATGCGGGTGAACGCAGAGATGGCGGCGATCCTCCAGAACTCACGATTCGCCGAGGATTTCAAAATCGAGATGCTCGATAATCACGAGTCCAAGCCAGAACCGGCCCCACAG cTGTGCCACCTCAACCCCTTTCTGTTGGCTGAGAAACGAGGATCCTCTGTGAAGCAGTGCTCCAAAACCTGCAAATAa